A genome region from Vulpes lagopus strain Blue_001 chromosome 7, ASM1834538v1, whole genome shotgun sequence includes the following:
- the KEAP1 gene encoding kelch-like ECH-associated protein 1, with the protein MQPEPGPSGAGARTRFLPLRSQRPEGAGDTVMYASTECKAEVTPSQHGNRTFSYTLEDHTKQAFGIMNELRLSQQLCDVTLQVKYEDAPAAQFMAHKVVLASSSPVFKAMFTNGLREQGMEVVSIEGIHPKVMERLIEFAYTASISMGEKCVLHVMNGAVMYQIDSVVRACSDFLVQQLDPSNAIGIANFAEQIGCAELHQRAREYIYMHFGEVAKQEEFFNLSHCQLVTLISRDDLNVRCESEVFHACINWVKYDCEQRRFYVQALLRAVRCHSLTPHFLQMQLQKCEILQSDSRCKDYLVKIFQELTLHKPTQVMPCRAPKVGRLIYTAGGYFRQSLSYLEAYNPSDGTWLRLADLQVPRSGLAGCVVGGLLYAVGGRNNSPDGNTDSSALDCYNPMTNQWSPCASMSVPRNRIGVGVIDGHIYAVGGSHGCIHHNSVERYEPERDEWHLVAPMLTRRIGVGVAVLNRLLYAVGGFDGTNRLSSAECYYPERNEWRMITPMNTIRSGAGVCVLHNCIYAAGGYDGQDQLNSVERYDVEMETWTFVAPMKHRRSALGITVHQGRIYVLGGYDGHTFLDSVECYDPDTDTWSEVTHMTSGRSGVGVAVTMEPCRKQIDQQNCTC; encoded by the exons ATGCAGCCGGAACCCGGGCCTAGCGGGGCTGGGGCCCGCACTCGATTCCTTCCCCTGAGGTCACAGCGCCCCGAGGGGGCAGGGGACACGGTGATGTACGCCTCCACCGAGTGCAAAGCCGAGGTGACGCCCTCCCAGCACGGCAACCGCACCTTCAGCTACACGCTGGAGGACCACACCAAGCAGGCCTTCGGCATCATGAACGAGCTGCGGCTCAGCCAGCAGCTGTGTGACGTCACGCTGCAGGTCAAATACGAGGACGCGCCAGCTGCCCAGTTCATGGCTCACAAGGTGGTGCTGGCCTCATCCAGCCCCGTCTTCAAGGCCATGTTCACCAATGGGCTACGGGAGCAGGGCATGGAGGTGGTGTCCATTGAGGGCATCCACCCCAAGGTCATGGAGCGCCTAATTGAGTTTGCCTACACGGCCTCCATCTCCATGGGTGAGAAGTGCGTGCTCCACGTGATGAATGGCGCCGTCATGTACCAGATCGACAGCGTCGTCCGAGCCTGCAGTGACTTCCTCGTGCAGCAGCTGGACCCCAGCAATGCCATTGGCATTGCCAACTTCGCTGAACAGATCGGCTGCGCCGAGCTGCACCAGCGTGCCCGCGAGTACATCTATATGCACTTCGGAGAG GTGGCCAAGCAAGAGGAGTTCTTCAACTTGTCCCATTGCCAGCTGGTGACTCTCATCAGCCGAGACGATCTGAATGTGCGCTGCGAGTCCGAGGTCTTCCACGCCTGTATCAACTGGGTCAAGTATGATTGTGAGCAGCGGCGCTTCTATGTCCAGGCATTGCTCCGGGCTGTGCGATGTCACTCGCTCACACCCCACTTCCTGCAGATGCAGCTGCAGAAGTGTGAGATCTTGCAGTCGGACTCCCGCTGCAAGGACTACCTGGTCAAGATCTTCCAGGAGCTGACCTTGCATAAGCCCACACAGGTGATGCCCTGTCGGGCACCCAAAGTGGGCCGGCTCATCTACACCGCTGGTGGCTACTTCCGCCAGTCACTCAGCTACCTAGAGGCCTACAACCCCAGTGATGGCACTTGGCTCCGATTGGCAGACCTGCAGGTGCCTCGTAGTGGCCTGGCGGGCTGCGTAGTGGGTGGGCTGCTGTATGCTGTGGGCGGCCGGAACAACTCGCCGGATGGCAACACCGACTCCAGCGCCCTGGACTGCTATAACCCCATGACCAACCAGTGGTCGCCCTGTGCTTCCATGAGTGTACCACGCAATCGGATTGGGGTTGGGGTCATTGATGGGCACATCTATGCTGTCGGTGGCTCTCACGGCTGCATCCACCACAACAGTGTGGAGAG GTATGAGCCAGAACGGGATGAGTGGCACTTGGTGGCTCCCATGCTGACTCGAAGGATCGGGGTGGGAGTGGCTGTCCTCAACCGTTTGCTCTATGCCGTCGGGGGCTTTGATGGAACAAACCGCCTCAGCTCAGCTGAGTGTTACTACCCCGAGAGAAATGAGTGGAGAATGATCACACCCATGAACACCATCCGAAGTGGGGCAG GAGTCTGTGTCCTGCACAACTGTATCTATGCTGCGGGGGGCTATGATGGTCAGGACCAGCTGAACAGCGTGGAGCGCTATGATGTAGAGATGGAAACGTGGACTTTTGTAGCTCCCATGAAGCATCGGCGAAGTGCCCTAGGGATTACTGTGCACCAGGGAAGAATCTACGTTCTGG GAGGCTACGATGGCCACACATTCCTGGACAGTGTGGAGTGTTATGACCCAGACACAGACACCTGGAGTGAGGTGACCCACATGACATCCGGCCGGAGCGGTGTGGGTGTCGCTGTCACCATGGAACCCTGCCGGAAGCAGATCGACCAGCAGAACTGTACCTGTTGA